From a region of the Anoplopoma fimbria isolate UVic2021 breed Golden Eagle Sablefish chromosome 16, Afim_UVic_2022, whole genome shotgun sequence genome:
- the LOC129104752 gene encoding complement C1q-like protein 2, whose amino-acid sequence MVLALMITIPLLVQTSKTDAHYEMMGTCRMICDPYQSKPSATALGVMQDLSAVPSPTLDHGTKGLPGRPGKPGPRGPPGKPGPPGPRGRPGNKGDSGKTGYPSVAGTARTETGGELGSATGGVKMAFYVGLKNPHEGYEVLRFDDVVTNLGNHYDPTTGKFTCQVSGMYYFTYHVLMRGGDGTSMWADLCKNGQVRASAIAQDADQNYDYATNSVVLHLDSGDEIYVKLDGGKAHGGNNNKYSTFSGFLLYPD is encoded by the exons ATGGTTTTGGCACTCATGATCACGATTCCCCTGCTGGTCCAAACTTCCAAGACCGATGCTCACTACGAGATGATGGGCACCTGTCGGATGATCTGCGACCCATACCAATCCAAGCCGAGCGCCACGGCTCTGGGAGTCATGCAAGATCTGAGCGCGGTGCCGTCTCCGACCCTTGATCACGGGACTAAGGGCTTGCCGGGTCGGCCAGGGAAACCCGGTCCGAGAGGGCCGCCAGGCAAACCGGGGCCACCAGGTCCAAGAGGGCGACCGGGTAATAAAGGAGATTCTGGAAAGACGGGGTATCCTAGTGTAGCGGGCACAGCGCGGACCGAAACCGGCGGAGAGTTAGGCTCTGCTACCGGCGGGGTAAAGATGGCGTTTTATGTGGGTCTGAAAAACCCTCACGAGGGATACGAAGTGTTACGGTTCGACGACGTTGTCACGAACCTGGGGAATCACTACGACCCAACAACTGGCAAGTTCACATGCCAAGTGTCTGGGATGTACTACTTCACCTACCATGTGCTGATGCGCGGAGGAGACGGGACGAGCATGTGGGCAGACTTGTGCAAAAACGGACAG GTCCGAGCCAGCGCCATAGCGCAGGACGCCGACCAGAACTACGACTACGCCACCAACAGCGTCGTCCTGCATCTGGACTCCGGGGATGAGATTTATGTCAAACTGGATGGCGGCAAGGCGCACGGCggtaacaacaacaaatacagcACGTTTTCCGGCTTCCTTTTGTACCCGGACTAA